Part of the Amblyomma americanum isolate KBUSLIRL-KWMA chromosome 7, ASM5285725v1, whole genome shotgun sequence genome, CTCAATAATTCTAGAATGTACATGCCCGGCAGGAGTAAGGTAACCTTTGGCAATAAACCCATTCCTCATGTTCTTAATTAAATGACGATAATCTGACACAAAAAACAGCCGTCTCTTAGGTTCCACGGGATGCCTCGTGCGTTTTGTGATGTCGCAGGAAGAACCTAATAAACAAAAATTGATGACAATTAGCAAAATGCCTAGGCAGGAATGTTAGCAAGCACATCTTTGTTGCTTTTTAAGAAATACAATCTAATTAAGGGACATAAAACTCTTACCTTCTATTCTGAACAGCCGCCGCATGCTCCTATTCCAGCTCTCATCATCACAAGTTACTGTGTCAAGAAATAAGCCAGCTTGTTCGGCAAGAATGATAGTCTCCACAATAATCTTGGACAATCTGGCCGCTTTAACATTGCCCCTTGAAGCAAATACCCCAAGGATTTGAGTCCACTTTCCTGGACAATACAAGTGTAACATTATGCGATAAGGAACCAGTTTGGATATGAGGCAGTTTAAAATACTAACAGGCAGAAAATCGCTTACCACTGAATGGCTG contains:
- the LOC144099580 gene encoding uncharacterized protein LOC144099580, translating into MDVRSRHGGLVLDEQKLSEHLNVKSAGSIESFVDLANHTPDEQRGVLADHGMVRSTLSAIQWGNVKAARLSKIIVETIILAEQAGLFLDTVTCDDESWNRSMRRLFRIEGKSFMSLN